The genomic region GATTATAAATTAAGAGAATATATTAAGAAAACTTTATATACATCTGGAATTTCAAAAATTGAAATTGAAAGAGCTTCAGAAAGAGTAAAAATTTCTGTTCATACAGCTAAACCAGGTATTGTTATCGGTAGAGGTGGAAGTGCTATTGAAGAATTAAAAAATACACTTAAAACTATGACTGATAAAACAGTAATTCTTAACGTTGTAGAAATTAAAACTCCTGACAAAGATGCTCAATTAGTAGCTGAAAATGTTGCGCTTCAACTTGAGAATCGTGTATCTTTCCGTAGAGCGATGAAACAATCAATGGGAAGAACTATGAAAACTGGAGCAAAAGGAATCAAAGTTTCTGTATCAGGTCGTTTAGGTGGGGCTGAAATGGCACGTACTGAACACTATAGTGAAGGAACTATTCCTCTTCAAACACTTCGTGCAGATATCGATTACGGTTTTGCAGAAGCTGATACAACATACGGTAAACTTGGTGTTAAAGTATGGATATATCATGGTGAAGTTCTTCCAGGTCAGGCTAAAAAGGAAGGGAGAGATAACTAATGTTAATGCCAAAAAGAGTTAAACGTCGTAAACAATTCCGTGGCAATATGCGTGGTAAAGCTCTTCGTGGTAATCAAATTACTTACGGGGAATTTGGTATTGTAGCTACGGAACCATGTTGGATTACGTCTAATCAAATAGAAGCTGCCCGTATTGCAATGACTCGTTATATCAAACGTGGTGGTAAAGTTTGGATTAAAATATTCCCAGACAAACCGGTTACAGCTAAACCAGCTGAAACTCGTATGGGATCTGGAAAAGGTTCTCCTGAGTACTGGGTAGCAGTAGTAAAACCAGGCCGTGTTATGTTTGAATTATCTGGGGTACCTGAAGAAACTGCAAGAGAGGCACTTCGTCTTGCAACTCATAAGTTACCATTAAAGTGTAAAATTGTTTCTCGTGCAGAATTAGAAGGCGGTGATATCAGTGAAAAAAACTAAGTTTGTAGAAGAAGTTAACGGAAAATCAACAACTGAACTTAGAAAAGATTTAGTAGCTGCTAAGAAAGAATTGTTTAATTTAAGATTTCAGAACGCAACTAATCAACTTGATAATACAAGTAGAATAAAAGAAGTTAGAACGAATATCGCAAGAATTCAAACAATTATCACTGAGAAAGCAAAGGCTGCAGAGTAAAATCCGGAAGGGAGGAATAAACATGTCAGATAGAAACCTTAGGAAAATGCGTACAGGTAAAGTTGTTAGTGATAAAATGGATAAAACTGTTGTAGTAGCAGTAGAACGTAGTGTAAAACATCCATTATACAAAAAAGTAGTAAAAAGAACATACAAATTAAAAGCACACGACGAAAATAATGAATGTCGTATCGGAGATAGAGTAAGAGTAATGGAAACAAGACCATTATCAAAACAAAAAAGATGGAGACTTGTAGAAATTATGGAGAGAGCAAAATAATTTCTTTGCTGAAAGGAGGTTTAATCTATGGTTCAACAAGAATCGAGACTTAGAGTTGCTGATAACACTGGTGCTAAAGAAATTCTTTGTATTAGAGTGTTAGGTGGATCAACTAGAAGATATGCTAACGTTGGTGATGTAATCGTTGCTTCTGTTAAAGATGCAACACCAGGTGGTGTTGTAAAAAAAGGTGACGTTGTTAAAGCTGTAGTTGTAAGAACAAGAAAAGGTGTACGTCGTAAAGATGGATCATACATTAAGTTCGATGAGAACGCAGCAGTTATTATAAAAGATGATAAAAACCCAAGAGGAACACGTATTTTTGGTCCTGTTGCTAGAGAATTAAGAGAAAAATCATATATGAAAATATTATCATTAGCTCCAGAAGTATTATAAGGAGGTGTAACTTGTGGCAAAAATGAAAATCAAATCAGGTGATACAGTTCGTATTATTGCTGGTAAAGATAAAGGTAAAGAAGGCAAAATTATTAAAGTAGATAAAAAGAGCGAACGTGTTTTCGTTGAAGGCGCAAACATGATCACTAAGCACGCTAAACCAAGTGCGGCAAATCAACAAGGTGGAATCATTCAACAAGAAGGTGCAATCCACGCGTCTAACGTAATGTATGTTCATAAAAACAAACCTGTTAGACTTGGAGTAAAAGAAGTTGAAGGAAAAAATGGCCAAGTGAAAAGAGTAAGATTTGCTAAGTCTACTGGAGAAGTTATAGATTAAAACAGGAGAGGAGGTCATTTAATTGAGTAGAATTAAAGAAATATATAATACTGAAATTATTGACGCTATGGTTAAAAAATTCGGTTACAATAATAAATTAGCTGTACCTAAAATTGAAAAAATCGTTATCAATATGGGTGTTGGTGAAGCAAAAGATAATGCAAAAGCATTAGAAGGCGCTTTAAAAGATTTAGAAACTAT from Natranaerovirga pectinivora harbors:
- the rpmC gene encoding 50S ribosomal protein L29; this translates as MKKTKFVEEVNGKSTTELRKDLVAAKKELFNLRFQNATNQLDNTSRIKEVRTNIARIQTIITEKAKAAE
- the rplP gene encoding 50S ribosomal protein L16, encoding MLMPKRVKRRKQFRGNMRGKALRGNQITYGEFGIVATEPCWITSNQIEAARIAMTRYIKRGGKVWIKIFPDKPVTAKPAETRMGSGKGSPEYWVAVVKPGRVMFELSGVPEETAREALRLATHKLPLKCKIVSRAELEGGDISEKN
- the rplX gene encoding 50S ribosomal protein L24, translating into MAKMKIKSGDTVRIIAGKDKGKEGKIIKVDKKSERVFVEGANMITKHAKPSAANQQGGIIQQEGAIHASNVMYVHKNKPVRLGVKEVEGKNGQVKRVRFAKSTGEVID
- the rpsC gene encoding 30S ribosomal protein S3, with the translated sequence MGQKVNPHGLRVGVIKDWDSKWYAEKDFADLLVEDYKLREYIKKTLYTSGISKIEIERASERVKISVHTAKPGIVIGRGGSAIEELKNTLKTMTDKTVILNVVEIKTPDKDAQLVAENVALQLENRVSFRRAMKQSMGRTMKTGAKGIKVSVSGRLGGAEMARTEHYSEGTIPLQTLRADIDYGFAEADTTYGKLGVKVWIYHGEVLPGQAKKEGRDN
- the rplN gene encoding 50S ribosomal protein L14, translating into MVQQESRLRVADNTGAKEILCIRVLGGSTRRYANVGDVIVASVKDATPGGVVKKGDVVKAVVVRTRKGVRRKDGSYIKFDENAAVIIKDDKNPRGTRIFGPVARELREKSYMKILSLAPEVL
- the rpsQ gene encoding 30S ribosomal protein S17; the protein is MSDRNLRKMRTGKVVSDKMDKTVVVAVERSVKHPLYKKVVKRTYKLKAHDENNECRIGDRVRVMETRPLSKQKRWRLVEIMERAK